The following coding sequences lie in one Nakaseomyces glabratus chromosome I, complete sequence genomic window:
- the MTC3 gene encoding Mtc3p (CAGL0I04136g~Ortholog(s) have mitochondrion localization), producing the protein MIKHILNRRLIGGLSPLKGMPSTSARLGINYRLNSTLSWADEDEVYEPPNREIMQVPQKWSTYDYDLKEEIVEYLEWKQEDRWHEMSIPERRAAYYISFGEWGPRYTGQTKYDTSYVMLRGLFNLILFSSAGMAFYNLKKDKEMKKKIADLDT; encoded by the coding sequence ATGATAAAGCATATTCTAAATAGGAGGTTGATAGGTGGGTTGAGCCCTCTAAAGGGTATGCCTTCAACATCAGCACGATTGGGAATAAATTACAGACTCAATTCTACACTATCGTGGgctgatgaagatgaagtttATGAGCCCCCCAACAGAGAGATAATGCAAGTACCTCAGAAATGGTCTACATATGATTATGATTTGAAGGAAGAAATAGTTGAGTATTTAGAATGGAAGCAGGAGGATCGTTGGCACGAAATGAGTATACCTGAACGCCGCGCGGCTTATTATATTTCCTTTGGTGAATGGGGCCCCCGTTACACAGGGCAGACGAAATATGATACCTCATATGTCATGTTAAGAGGACTATTCAATTTGATACTATTTTCCAGTGCAGGTATGGCGTTCTATAATTTAAAGAAAGATAAggagatgaagaagaaaattgcTGACCTTGACACATGA
- the YRB30 gene encoding Yrb30p (CAGL0I04202g~Ortholog(s) have GTPase regulator activity and cytoplasm, nuclear envelope localization): MDEILAKAGSQAVTFAIKSGVSIASTYAIKTITGFILKIPKDDAKRIEKLRIKLQNRIEIVSYAIDLIRLVAARGNTNLESTLRLTSDLRVEIDQFDDKIHELTEKVEGSRTAKTQKDSINAVELYIKDLLDRIEEITPFINLSLTTSGANLSSNLTNTVSPGLLLSASNYVVKNNDMFAGEDVQVGPTFETTYFSVFYHLPSEKHNNIRVTWKEDMKRGITRIIRRKDETNKFNYVLRIDQSFDDGRYHNTENDEEKPRSLEMNICQIVKLFFSVSGKLLKLPERDSPVLVIKTDKNIKGKGIHSNSSTEDIEWFALGSYESTDSDSSSDEDSSDEDNSANYEDANSSNSNIIPSNERSSSISLLEYILRLVSLQFNDDMSILEVKDERLSVYLNDENPNAIRETNSSINKIDEKLERVTLSDS; encoded by the coding sequence ATGGATGAAATACTAGCTAAAGCTGGATCACAAGCAGTTACATTTGCGATAAAATCTGGTGTTTCGATTGCTTCCACGTATGCAATTAAAACCATAACTGGATTTATATTGAAGATACCAAAAGATGATGCGaagagaattgaaaaactaAGAATTAAACTACAAAACAGAATTGAAATCGTGTCATATGCAATCGATCTTATAAGACTGGTAGCAGCTCGAGGAAACACAAACCTTGAGAGTACATTAAGACTAACAAGCGATTTAAGAGTAGAAATTGACCAGTTTGATGACAAAATACATGAACTTACAGAAAAGGTTGAAGGCTCAAGAACTGCAAAAACGCAAAAAGATTCAATCAACGCGGTTGAACTCTATATTAAAGATCTTTTGGATAGGATAGAAGAAATTACTCCATTTATTAACTTATCATTGACTACTTCTGGTGCAAATCTATCCTCAAATTTAACTAATACAGTCTCCCCCGGATTATTACTCTCAGCATCAAATTATGTGGTTAAGAATAATGACATGTTTGCCGGTGAAGATGTTCAAGTAGGACCCACATTTGAAACTACTTATTTCTCTGTTTTTTACCATCTACCATCTGAAAAGcataataatattagaGTTACGTGGAAGGAAGACATGAAAAGAGGTATTACAAGGATCATCAGAAGGAAAGATGAAACGAATAAGTTCAATTATGTTTTAAGGATAGATCAAAGTTTTGATGATGGTAGATATCATAATACTGAAAATGACGAGGAAAAACCAAGAAGTTTAGAAATGAATATATGTCAAATTGTTAAATTATTCTTTAGTGTTTCAGGTAAGCTACTAAAACTTCCGGAAAGAGATTCTCCGGTATTAGTTATAAAAacagataaaaatattaaggGCAAAGGTATTCATTCAAACTCCTCAACGGAAGATATTGAATGGTTTGCATTGGGTTCATATGAATCGACCGACAGTGATAGCTCCAGTGATGAAGACTCATCAGACGAGGACAATAGTGCAAACTATGAGGACGCAAATAGCTCGAATAGTAATATTATTCCCAGTAACGAACGATCGAGCTCAATCAGCCTCTTGGAGTATATTTTGCGACTAGTGTCATTGCAATTTAATGACGATATGTCAATTCTTGAAGTTAAGGATGAGAGACTTTCTGTATATCTAAATGATGAGAATCCAAATGCCATAAGGGAAACTAACTCAAGCATTAATAAAATCGACGAAAAACTAGAAAGAGTTACACTATCTGattcttga
- the CUP2 gene encoding Cup2p (CAGL0I04180g~Metal-activated transcription factor; binds promoters of metallothionein genes; autoregulates its own expression; gene is downregulated in azole-resistant strain) has translation MVVINGVKYACDSCIKSHKAAQCEHNDRPLKILKPRGRPPTTCDHCKDMRKTKNVNPSGSCNCSKLEKIRQEKGITIEEDMLMSGNMDMCLCVRGEPCRCHARRKRTQKSNKKDNLSINSPTNNSPSPALSVNIGGMVVANDDILKSLGPIQNVDLTAPLDFPPNGIDNKPMESFYTQTSKSDAVDSLEFDHLMNMQMRNDNSLSFPMSANQNEVGYQFNNEGNNSMNSTMKNTITQMDQGNSHSMTLHDIDEILNNGIELGNVN, from the coding sequence ATGGTAGTAATCAACGGGGTGAAGTATGCCTGTGATTCATGCATCAAATCACATAAAGCAGCCCAGTGTGAGCATAACGATAGACCCTTAAAGATACTAAAGCCAAGGGGAAGGCCACCGACGACCTGCGACCATTGCAAAGATATGAGAAAGACTAAGAATGTGAACCCTTCAGGAAGTTGTAACTGTAGTAAACTCGAGAAAATAAGGCAAGAGAAAGGCATAACGATAGAAGAGGATATGTTGATGAGCGGAAACATGGACATGTGCTTGTGTGTTAGAGGTGAGCCTTGTAGGTGTCACGCTAGGAGGAAAAGGACACAgaaatcaaacaaaaaagataaCTTAAGCATTAATTCGCCCACAAATAATTCTCCTTCACCAGCGCTCTCTGTGAATATTGGAGGGATGGTGGTGGCTAATGATGACATCCTGAAATCATTGGGACCAATTCAAAATGTCGATCTAACGGCTCCACTAGATTTTCCACCGAATGGGATAGATAATAAACCGATGGAAAGTTTCTATACACAAACTTCTAAATCCGATGCTGTTGATTCGCTTGAATTCGATCATCTAATGAATATGCAAATGAGGAATGATAACTCCCTTTCATTTCCTATGTCTGCAAACCAGAATGAAGTCGGTTATCAATTTAATAATGAAGGGAATAACTCAATGAATTcaacaatgaaaaataCTATTACTCAAATGGATCAAGGTAATTCACATAGCATGACCTTACACGATATAGACGAAATTCTCAATAACGGTATTGAACTTGGTAATGTAAATTGA
- the SUT1 gene encoding Sut1p (CAGL0I04246g~Putative transcription factor involved in sterol uptake; gene is upregulated in azole-resistant strain) produces the protein MALSASFTIINRDTSLPPLLLPNVNSSNNFNNPNYHDGGYESQKLMALHGNNQFLSPPMPPQLIKNVNIHSSSNSFTGLTDPISNSSSVTSLSPSPSISPSGSISLPTPSNGSASINSTLDDLASLAAKNTRSGPKSKRSSKGKLTKNNSRGRGKNNAAAHHIAKRQRVGPSCDKCRVKKIKCNATSNILVQDLDIVSLFSTKLHYEFSPEEILNENSEVNQYMRRKHIIDAPSIQNLKECIRKNQNPQNKTLVKHIDKLIIFQPCDSCQKKKNNLLITANSTPIEIRQNPKFQKTHELLISHCNCTFSKGFTRSDISIYTKITYHQKKGKSIGFMHEDAGSSIYNMTTADYFAASL, from the coding sequence ATGGCCTTATCAGCTAGCTTTACCATTATCAATCGCGATACATCGCTACCTCCGCTATTACTTCCAAATGTCAACAGCTCTAACAACTTTAATAACCCAAATTACCACGATGGAGGCTACGAGAGCCAGAAGTTGATGGCATTACATGGCAATAACCAATTCCTATCGCCTCCAATGCCACCTCAACTCATTAAAAACGTTAACATTCACTCATCATCCAACTCCTTTACTGGTTTAACTGATCCCATCTCAAACTCCTCATCAGTGACTTCATTGTCACCTTctccttcaatttctccAAGTGGTTCTATATCTTTGCCAACCCCATCGAATGGTTCGGCATCAATCAACTCAACATTAGATGACCTTGCATCTTTGGCCGCTAAGAATACAAGATCAGGACCTAAGTCCAAACGCTCCTCAAAGGGTAAGCTGACGAAGAACAACAGCCGCGGTAGAGGTAAGAATAACGCCGCCGCTCATCACATCGCCAAGAGACAAAGAGTTGGCCCAAGTTGTGACAAGTGTAGAGtaaagaagataaaatGTAATGCTACCTCTAACATTCTAGTACAGGATTTAGACATTGTAAGCTTATTTTCTACTAAATTGCATTACGAATTTAGCCCCGAGGAGATTCTGAATGAAAACTCTGAGGTTAATCAGTACATGAGGAGAAAGCATATTATAGATGCTCCAAGCATTCAGAATCTGAAAGAGTGCATACGGAAGAATCAAAACCCACAAAATAAGACCTTAGTTAAACACATAGACAAACTGATAATCTTTCAACCATGCGACTCTTgccagaagaagaagaacaatttGCTCATAACAGCAAATTCTACACCTATAGAGATAAGACAGAATCCTAAATTTCAGAAAACTCACGAATTGCTTATCTCTCATTGCAACTGTACATTTTCTAAGGGGTTTACAAGAAGTGATATTAGCATATACACTAAAATAACATATCACCAGAAAAAGGGTAAGTCTATC
- the RAD54 gene encoding DNA-dependent ATPase RAD54 (CAGL0I04224g~Ortholog(s) have DNA translocase activity) produces the protein MARRRLPDRPPNGIGAGERPRLVPRPINVDESISKLTKPFKVPVKSQRSQTVPANSDLSRQRQLRQRSQTVSYAGLDVDSKDEVDGKENIYDELGERVIKKRRVDALSARRLMEDPTRLDTIEVTLKKSFHVPIKGYVQRHSLPLTLGTKVKVIPEPRPLHDPTDEFAIVLYDPSVDGEMIIQDDTETVQNVQSSEDQNAQEAEAEKSKYKHPKILSNGVKNKTLQELLGNSPFNPTESMKKKFANVPVVIDPKLAKILRPHQVEGVKFLYRCVTGLVMKDFLDQQLASQSSNINFLECSDDDVCSKEVSPIDGGGAHDNSEANNDEAGNAIQNAKKNVKSKKQKKTITKKQQSENDFLEALKKSQSNNRGAYGCIMADEMGLGKTLQCIALMWTLLRQGPQGKRLISKCIIVCPSSLVNNWANELVKWLGPNTLSPLAVDGKKSSLASGATSVAEAIKNWAQAQGRNIVKPVLIISYDTLRRNVKQLQNTEVGLLLADEGHRLKNGDSLTFTALDSINCPRRVILSGTPIQNDLSEYFALLNFSNPGLLGTRNEFRRNFEIPILRSRDADATDNDVKSGEQKLQLLSNIVSKFIIRRTNDILSKYLPCKYEHVIFVNLTPFQKQVYNMLIKSRDIKKVVKGDGGSQPLKAIGVLKKLCNHPDLIKLDEELDNYNDLDIPDDYSIPTGKSRDVQTQFSGKFAILERFLHKIKTESDDKIVLISNYTQTLDLIERMCRNRHYASVRLDGTMSINKRQKLVDRFNDPEGQEFIFLLSSKAGGCGINLIGANRLILMDPDWNPAADQQALARVWRDGQKKDCFIYRFISTGTIEEKIYQRQSMKMSLSSCVVDAKEDVERLFSVDNLRQLFQFNDKTICDTHETFQCKRCNKHGQQIMRAAAMLYGDATTWNHLNHKALEKTNDHLLKNEFYHNDISYAFQYISH, from the coding sequence ATGGCTAGAAGAAGGTTACCCGATAGACCGCCTAATGGTATTGGTGCGGGAGAAAGACCACGTCTTGTGCCAAGGCCGATTAATGTCGATGAgtcaatatcaaaactaACTAAGCCATTCAAAGTCCCAGTAAAGTCACAAAGGAGTCAGACAGTTCCGGCTAATTCTGATCTTAGTCGGCAGCGGCAACTGAGACAAAGATCTCAAACCGTTTCCTATGCAGGACTGGATGTTGATAGTAAGGATGAGGTTGATggtaaagaaaatatttacGATGAGTTAGGAGAACGTgttatcaaaaaaagaagagtTGATGCTCTGAGCGCTCGTAGATTAATGGAGGATCCAACAAGACTTGACACAATCGAGGTTACATTAAAAAAGTCCTTTCATGTACCGATTAAGGGCTACGTACAGAGACACAGCCTGCCATTAACGCTAGGCACTAAAGTGAAGGTGATTCCTGAGCCTAGGCCGTTGCATGATCCCACAGACGAATTTGCAATTGTACTTTACGATCCCTCCGTTGATGGGGAAATGATTATTCAGGATGATACTGAGACTGTACAGAATGTACAGAGCTCAGAAGATCAAAATGCCCAAGAAGCAGAGGCAGAAAAATCTAAATATAAGCACCCTAAGATATTGTCCAATGGtgtaaaaaataaaacattGCAAGAGCTTTTAGGAAACTCTCCTTTCAATCCAACTGAATCtatgaaaaagaagtttGCTAATGTTCCAGTCGTTATTGACCCTAAGCTGGCAAAAATCTTAAGACCACATCAAGTTGAAGGTGtcaaatttctttatcGTTGTGTGACAGGGCTGGTAATGAAAGACTTTCTTGATCAGCAATTGGCTAGCCAAAGTtcaaatatcaattttcttgaatgctctgatgatgatgtATGCAGCAAAGAAGTATCACCAATTGATGGCGGTGGAGCCCATGACAATAGTGAAGCGAATAATGATGAGGCAGGTAACGCTATACAGAACGCTAAAAAGAACGTTAAATCAAAAAAGCAGAAAAAGACCATTACTAAGAAACAACAAAGTGAGAATGACTTTTTGGAAGCATTAAAAAAGTCGCAATCAAATAATAGAGGTGCTTATGGTTGTATCATGGCTGATGAAATGGGTCTAGGGAAAACTCTACAATGTATTGCTTTGATGTGGACACTTTTGCGTCAGGGACCTCAAGGAAAGCGATTGATCAGTAAGTGTATTATTGTATGTCCTTCTTCTCTAGTCAATAACTGGGCTAATGAATTAGTAAAGTGGCTAGGTCCTAATACACTTTCACCCTTGGCTGTTGATGGAAAAAAATCTTCCTTAGCCTCTGGTGCCACTAGTGTGGCAGAGGCTATTAAAAACTGGGCGCAGGCGCAAGGAAGAAACATTGTGAAACCAGTTCTTATAATTTCATATGATACATTGAGGAGAAATGTCAAACAATTGCAAAATACTGAAGTTGGTCTATTGCTAGCCGATGAAGGTCATCGTCTGAAGAATGGAGATTCTTTAACCTTTACAGCTCTTGATAGTATAAACTGTCCTAGAAGAGTCATTCTATCAGGTACACCCATACAGAACGATTTATCAGAATATTTTGCTCTTTTAAACTTTTCCAATCCGGGATTGTTAGGCACAAGAAATGAATTTAGAAGAAATTTCGAGATACCGATTCTCAGAAGTCGTGATGCCGATGCTACGGATAATGATGTGAAGAGTGGTGAACAGAAGCTTCAATTACTATCGAACATTGTTTCAAAGTTTATTATCAGGAGAAcaaatgatattttgtCCAAATATCTACCATGTAAATATGAGCATGTGATATTTGTAAATCTAACGCCTTTCCAGAAACAAGTTTATAATATGTTGATTAAGTCCAGGGATATTAAAAAGGTTGTTAAAGGGGATGGTGGATCACAGCCACTAAAGGCGATTGGTGTTCTTAAAAAACTGTGTAATCATCCTGACCTTATAAAATTAGATGAAGAGTTAGACAATTATAACGACTTGGATATTCCTGACGATTATAGCATCCCGACTGGGAAAAGTAGGGATGTTCAAACACAGTTTTCTGGTAAATTTGCAATTTTAGAGCGCTTTCTTCATAAAATTAAGACAGAATCTGATGATAAAATTGTATTAATTTCTAATTATACTCAGACTTTGGATTTAATTGAGAGAATGTGTAGAAATCGTCACTACGCATCTGTAAGATTGGATGGAACGATGTCTATAAATAAACGTCAGAAATTAGTTGATCGATTCAATGATCCTGAGGGGCAagaatttatatttttactaAGTTCTAAAGCTGGTGGATGTGGTATCAATTTAATTGGTGCAAATAGATTGATTTTAATGGATCCAGATTGGAATCCTGCAGCCGATCAGCAGGCCTTGGCGCGTGTATGGAGAGATGGCCAGAAGAAAGattgttttatttataGATTCATTTCTACCGGTACGATCGAAGAGAAGATATACCAAAGACAGTCTATGAAAATGAGTCTAAGTTCTTGTGTGGTTGACGCTAAAGAAGATGTTGAGAGATTGTTCAGTGTTGATAATCTAAGACAGCTTTTTCAGTTCAATGATAAAACTATATGTGATACTCACGAAACTTTTCAATGTAAACGTTGTAATAAGCACGGGCAACAAATTATGAGGGCAGCTGCTATGTTATATGGTGATGCCACCACATGGAATCACTTGAATCATAAAGCACTGGAGAAAACAAATGATCATCTATTAAAGAATGAGTTTTATCACAATGATATCAGTTATGCATTTCAATATATATCACATTAG